One stretch of Levilactobacillus yonginensis DNA includes these proteins:
- the mobQ gene encoding MobQ family relaxase, with product MAIFHISFSNISAGKGRSAIASSAYRSGEKLFDDKEGRRYFYARSVIPESFILTPKNAPEWASDREKLWNEVEKNDRKSNSRYAKEFNVALPVELSESEQKELLTKYVQENFVDQGMVADVAIHRDHPDNPHAHVMLTNRPFNPDGSWGLKAKTQYIKDENGKQLLTKSGFPKQRKIWLVDWDKKEKINEWRHNWATSVNQSLAQKNIPDRISEKSFVDQGIQETPTQHEGINSQRKNRKAFNQQVRAQRNAQAKYHNLDEKIRNHEHFDALTDELSFSEKHTISHLSQQLKAYVDLEHLDDKQRMMFNWKNSLLIKHAIGEDVTKQLLTIDQQTTSLAQANQLLNKVVERATKKLYPELNFEQTTAAERRELIKETNSEQTIFKGSELNERLMNIRNDLLTQQLLTFTKRPYTSWQLVNQQAQTIEKQLTTVLVKHGHQLDDLKHTDRGILAAYQPSELEFISKAVKDLRVIREVKAVVQTQYNSILTTAFPDSDLDKLETIDKEQIYTAVVYYDPELKPLSANDLSQLQQQPPVVFTSQQHQAGLNYLSGKIELKDIQDHRLQRVLKHDGTRQLFIGECGQDPKLNQKQIEMVQTRLKQQATRFDQYKQAQVKDYQAINYHPTSPKNYLMNILDEALMTILYAKNTDYLRKQQLRGLKETEWEMTKKQRQHQTRNRHEDGGMHL from the coding sequence ATGGCAATATTTCATATTAGTTTTAGTAATATTAGTGCTGGAAAAGGACGCAGTGCGATTGCCAGTTCGGCTTATCGAAGTGGTGAAAAATTATTTGATGATAAAGAAGGTCGCCGATATTTCTATGCCCGATCGGTAATTCCAGAAAGCTTTATTTTAACCCCCAAAAATGCACCAGAATGGGCCAGTGATCGAGAAAAATTATGGAATGAAGTTGAAAAGAACGATCGTAAATCAAACTCACGGTATGCAAAAGAATTTAACGTAGCTTTACCGGTAGAATTAAGTGAATCCGAACAGAAAGAATTACTGACAAAATATGTGCAAGAAAATTTTGTCGATCAAGGTATGGTAGCTGACGTAGCAATTCATCGCGATCACCCAGACAATCCGCATGCACATGTGATGTTAACCAATCGCCCATTTAACCCCGATGGTAGTTGGGGATTAAAAGCAAAGACGCAGTACATTAAAGATGAAAATGGCAAGCAACTTTTAACCAAAAGCGGGTTTCCAAAACAAAGAAAAATTTGGTTGGTTGATTGGGATAAAAAGGAAAAAATTAATGAGTGGCGGCATAATTGGGCAACAAGTGTTAATCAGTCTTTAGCACAAAAAAATATTCCGGATCGGATTAGTGAAAAATCATTTGTCGATCAAGGGATTCAAGAGACACCTACCCAACACGAAGGCATTAACAGCCAAAGAAAAAATCGAAAAGCATTTAATCAACAAGTTAGAGCGCAAAGAAATGCTCAAGCTAAATATCATAATCTTGACGAAAAGATAAGAAATCATGAACATTTTGACGCGTTAACTGACGAGCTATCGTTCTCTGAAAAACACACAATTAGTCATCTAAGTCAGCAATTGAAAGCCTATGTCGATTTAGAACATTTAGATGATAAACAGCGCATGATGTTTAATTGGAAAAACAGCTTATTAATCAAACATGCCATTGGTGAAGATGTAACTAAACAACTGCTGACTATTGACCAGCAAACGACATCACTAGCACAAGCTAACCAGTTGTTAAATAAAGTGGTGGAACGAGCAACGAAAAAGCTTTATCCGGAACTTAATTTTGAACAGACAACCGCAGCTGAACGACGGGAACTGATTAAAGAAACTAATAGTGAACAAACGATTTTCAAAGGCAGTGAATTAAACGAACGTTTAATGAATATTCGAAACGACTTATTAACCCAGCAATTATTGACGTTTACCAAGCGGCCATATACCAGCTGGCAGTTAGTTAATCAGCAGGCCCAAACAATTGAGAAACAATTAACCACGGTACTAGTCAAACATGGTCACCAGTTAGACGATTTGAAGCATACTGATCGGGGCATACTAGCCGCTTATCAACCAAGCGAACTCGAATTCATTTCTAAAGCGGTCAAAGATTTACGGGTCATTCGGGAAGTTAAAGCCGTGGTGCAAACCCAATACAACAGCATTCTAACGACTGCTTTTCCGGACAGTGACCTGGATAAGCTAGAGACGATTGATAAGGAGCAAATCTATACCGCCGTGGTTTACTATGATCCAGAATTAAAGCCATTAAGCGCAAATGATCTTAGTCAATTACAACAGCAGCCGCCCGTCGTCTTTACTAGTCAGCAACACCAAGCCGGTTTGAATTACCTGTCAGGAAAAATTGAATTAAAAGATATTCAGGATCATCGACTGCAACGGGTCTTAAAACACGATGGCACCCGGCAACTGTTTATCGGCGAATGTGGCCAAGATCCTAAGCTTAATCAAAAACAAATTGAAATGGTACAAACCCGTTTGAAACAACAGGCAACGCGGTTTGATCAATATAAGCAAGCTCAAGTTAAAGACTATCAGGCTATTAATTACCACCCAACCAGCCCGAAAAATTACCTGATGAATATTTTGGACGAAGCCTTAATGACCATTTTATATGCGAAAAATACGGACTATCTAAGAAAGCAACAACTACGTGGGCTAAAGGAGACCGAGTGGGAAATGACGAAAAAGCAGCGGCAACACCAAACCCGTAATCGGCATGAAGATGGGGGTATGCACTTGTAA
- a CDS encoding putative holin-like toxin has protein sequence MSVFQTLSLMLLFGTFLIALLSYIDKRNK, from the coding sequence ATGAGCGTCTTCCAGACACTCTCGTTGATGTTGCTGTTTGGCACGTTTTTAATCGCGCTACTCAGCTATATCGACAAAAGGAACAAATAA
- a CDS encoding FAD-dependent oxidoreductase gives MDKFKNIIIGFGKAGKTLAKYLAQHDETVLLIERSKQMYGGTCINVGCLPSKNLILNGQRGLDFTTAVNKRGEMTRQLRDKNYHMVADEPLATIWDGSARFIDNYVLAVVMSDGTTKKVRGERIFINTGAVPNWPSIPGLEFGQRIFTSKEAMELEKQPKRLAIIGGGYIGLEFAGMFNSFGTHVTIFDQHTRLLEREDPDIATEVVADLTDAGIEIKPETQLTQVKDNGEKVTLYYQQGDQSNTAEFDAVLVAVGRRPNISSLGLENTDIALTNRGAIQVDDHLRTTVQNIWALGDVNGGPMFTYVSLDDFRIIVDQLFDKGDRSTADRMVIPTASFLNPPLANVGLNERQAKSAGYDLQTFKLSVKAIPKARVLEDQRGLYKVIVDQKTHLILGATLYAAEAHETINLIALAMKAKLPYERLRDMIYTHPTMSEALNDLFKTPVVKSQRPRNTKPTS, from the coding sequence ATGGATAAATTTAAAAATATTATTATTGGATTTGGTAAGGCGGGTAAGACATTAGCTAAGTACTTGGCGCAGCATGATGAGACCGTGCTTCTGATCGAACGGTCAAAACAAATGTATGGAGGGACCTGCATCAATGTTGGCTGCCTACCATCTAAAAATTTAATTTTAAATGGTCAACGTGGCTTAGACTTTACTACGGCAGTTAATAAGCGTGGTGAGATGACTAGACAGTTGCGAGACAAAAACTATCACATGGTGGCTGATGAGCCACTAGCAACAATTTGGGATGGGTCAGCACGTTTTATCGACAATTATGTTTTGGCAGTCGTAATGAGTGATGGAACAACTAAGAAGGTGAGAGGTGAACGCATCTTCATTAATACTGGAGCGGTTCCAAATTGGCCATCAATCCCAGGGTTAGAATTCGGTCAGCGGATTTTTACGTCTAAAGAAGCTATGGAATTGGAGAAACAACCGAAACGACTAGCAATTATTGGTGGCGGTTATATTGGCCTTGAATTTGCTGGAATGTTTAATTCCTTTGGTACGCATGTAACGATTTTCGACCAACATACCAGATTGTTAGAGCGCGAAGATCCTGATATTGCGACCGAGGTCGTAGCAGATCTGACTGACGCAGGGATCGAGATTAAACCGGAGACTCAACTAACTCAAGTAAAAGATAATGGTGAGAAGGTTACATTATATTATCAACAAGGTGATCAAAGTAACACTGCGGAATTTGATGCGGTATTAGTTGCAGTCGGTCGGCGGCCTAATATAAGTAGTTTAGGACTAGAAAATACTGATATTGCTTTAACCAATCGCGGTGCTATTCAGGTCGATGATCATTTAAGAACTACAGTACAAAACATTTGGGCTTTAGGTGACGTTAATGGCGGTCCTATGTTCACTTATGTCTCATTGGATGATTTTCGTATTATTGTAGATCAATTGTTTGATAAGGGGGATCGCTCAACGGCCGATCGAATGGTGATACCGACTGCTTCGTTCCTAAATCCACCACTGGCTAACGTCGGCTTAAATGAACGTCAAGCTAAGAGTGCAGGTTATGATTTACAAACCTTCAAGCTATCAGTCAAGGCGATTCCAAAGGCCCGTGTCTTGGAGGATCAACGCGGGCTTTATAAGGTAATCGTTGATCAAAAAACACACCTTATTTTAGGGGCAACATTGTATGCCGCTGAGGCTCATGAAACCATCAATCTAATTGCATTGGCAATGAAGGCCAAATTACCTTACGAAAGATTACGCGACATGATCTATACTCATCCAACAATGTCTGAAGCCTTGAATGATCTTTTTAAGACCCCGGTTGTGAAAAGCCAACGCCCTAGAAACACAAAGCCGACTAGTTAA
- a CDS encoding transposase — protein sequence MKKSPLKLLRNVINNALNLKDRVYQIFEHCDLPLHNNHDEQQINSTTLVRKNKSVHKTNGRRKG from the coding sequence ATCAAGAAATCACCGTTAAAATTATTACGCAATGTGATTAACAATGCCCTTAATCTAAAGGACCGGGTTTACCAGATCTTTGAGCATTGTGATCTACCTTTACACAATAACCACGATGAGCAACAGATCAACTCTACCACGCTGGTGCGAAAGAATAAGTCTGTTCACAAAACCAACGGCAGGCGCAAAGGCTAA
- a CDS encoding LPXTG cell wall anchor domain-containing protein, with translation MYDKTSRLPQTGDGSSMGMMLIGLVTLLLSLGLVVISRFTI, from the coding sequence ATGTACGATAAAACAAGTAGATTACCTCAAACAGGTGATGGATCATCAATGGGTATGATGTTAATTGGACTAGTGACATTATTGCTAAGCTTAGGTTTAGTAGTTATAAGTAGATTTACTATTTGA
- a CDS encoding Cna B-type domain-containing protein, with the protein MLRDSYQLKEVSAPKGYQLADTVIVTSTNFDSKGAVIKIIDKIEKTSVSGTKTWRDNNNQDGIRPSSITVNLLANGQQVASKKVSASDNWQYSFDNLAAYANGQKITYTVTEDAVAG; encoded by the coding sequence TTGTTACGTGATAGTTACCAATTGAAAGAGGTCAGTGCACCTAAGGGATATCAATTAGCAGATACGGTAATCGTAACTTCTACAAATTTTGATTCAAAAGGGGCCGTTATTAAAATTATCGATAAGATTGAGAAAACCTCAGTTTCAGGGACGAAGACTTGGAGGGATAACAACAATCAAGATGGAATCCGTCCAAGTTCAATCACGGTAAACTTATTGGCCAATGGTCAACAAGTTGCAAGCAAGAAAGTTAGTGCCAGTGATAACTGGCAGTACAGTTTCGACAACTTAGCTGCTTATGCTAATGGTCAGAAGATTACCTACACAGTTACGGAAGATGCAGTTGCGGGGTAA
- a CDS encoding beta-galactosidase small subunit, translating into MAYTNNQLHVIYGDGSLGLQGANFHYLFSYERGGLESLVVNDKEWLYRTPTPIFWRATTDNDHGSGFSVKSAQWYAADKFSTCQDIELTVDDQPVTPLPIAPLNNKYTDHEIATKVSLAYHFVTTTVPSTIVTVTYTVTADGQINIATHYSGQSDLPELPAFGLRFIMPTTATGFDYTGLSGETYPDRLAGATHGQFHVDILPVTPYLVPQECGMHMQTEQVTVTRSTTQNNADHDNTPFSLTFSQADAPFAFSCLPYTAAELENATHMEELPLARRTVLSIYGAVRGVGGIDSWGTDVEAPYHIPADQDIDFSFNIHF; encoded by the coding sequence ATGGCTTACACAAATAATCAACTACACGTTATTTACGGCGACGGGAGTTTAGGACTACAGGGGGCTAATTTCCACTACCTCTTTAGCTACGAACGTGGCGGACTTGAATCACTCGTCGTCAATGATAAAGAGTGGCTCTATCGTACACCCACGCCCATCTTTTGGCGGGCGACAACCGATAATGATCACGGTAGCGGCTTTTCAGTCAAATCCGCACAGTGGTATGCGGCCGATAAGTTCTCAACTTGTCAAGATATCGAATTGACGGTTGACGACCAACCAGTCACACCGTTACCAATCGCGCCACTCAATAACAAATACACGGACCACGAAATCGCCACGAAAGTCTCTCTGGCTTACCACTTCGTTACCACGACCGTTCCTAGTACCATCGTCACAGTGACTTATACGGTGACAGCAGACGGTCAGATCAATATCGCCACCCATTATAGCGGTCAGTCTGATTTGCCAGAGCTACCCGCATTTGGTCTGCGGTTTATCATGCCAACTACCGCGACCGGCTTCGACTATACCGGTTTGTCCGGTGAGACTTATCCTGACCGGCTGGCTGGCGCAACACACGGACAATTCCACGTTGACATTCTGCCAGTCACACCATACTTGGTCCCACAAGAATGCGGCATGCACATGCAAACTGAACAAGTGACAGTAACGCGATCAACAACACAAAATAACGCTGACCACGACAACACACCATTCAGTTTGACATTTAGCCAAGCCGATGCACCATTCGCCTTCAGCTGCCTTCCCTATACCGCTGCTGAACTAGAAAACGCGACACACATGGAAGAATTACCATTAGCACGGCGAACGGTCTTATCAATCTACGGTGCCGTTCGTGGGGTCGGTGGCATTGATAGTTGGGGAACGGACGTAGAAGCCCCATATCATATCCCCGCTGATCAAGACATTGACTTCAGCTTTAACATTCATTTCTAA
- a CDS encoding glycoside hydrolase family 2 TIM barrel-domain containing protein, translating to MQANLQWLDDPEVFRVNQLPAHSDHHYYHDTAEFKTGSRFIKSLNGAWRFNFAKTPAERPVDFYQPDFDATDFDTIQVPGHIELAGYGQIQYINTLYPWEGKIYRRPPYTLNQDQLTPGLFSDAADNTVGSYLKTFDLDDAFKGQRIIIQFQGAEEALYVWLNGHFIGYAEDSFTPSEFDLTPYIQDQGNVLAVRVYKRSTAAFIEDQDMFRFSGIFRDVNILAEPASHITDLDIRPVPNANLKSGELNITTKVTGEPATLALTVKDHDGRVLTSQTQTGSGSVTFDTMLFDQLHLWSPQTPYLYQLTIEVYDADHQLLEVVPYQFGFRTVELRDDKVIYVNNKRLVINGVNRHEWNAHTGRVISMADMRADIQTMLANNINADRTCHYPDQLPWYQLCDEAGIYLMAENNLESHGSWQKMGAIEPSYNVPGDNPHWLAAVIDRARSNYEWFKNHPSIIFWSLGNESYAGEDIAAMQAFYKEHDDSRLVHYEGVVYTPELKDRISDVESRMYEKPQNIVAYLEDNPTKPFLDCEYMHDMGNSLGGMQSYNDLIDKYPMYQGGFIWDFIDQALFVHDPITDQDVLRYGGDFDERHSDYEFSGDGLMFADRTPKPAMQEVKYYYGLHK from the coding sequence ATGCAAGCTAATCTTCAATGGTTAGATGACCCAGAAGTCTTCCGGGTCAACCAATTACCTGCACATAGTGATCACCATTATTATCACGACACAGCAGAATTCAAAACGGGTAGTCGCTTCATCAAGAGTCTCAATGGCGCTTGGCGTTTTAACTTCGCCAAGACACCGGCTGAACGCCCAGTTGATTTTTATCAACCCGATTTCGATGCAACCGACTTTGATACGATTCAAGTTCCCGGTCATATTGAACTAGCCGGCTATGGTCAAATTCAATACATTAACACGCTATACCCATGGGAAGGTAAAATTTACCGTCGCCCACCGTATACCCTCAATCAAGATCAATTAACACCAGGCCTATTCAGCGACGCTGCGGACAACACCGTCGGCTCGTACCTCAAAACCTTCGATCTCGACGATGCTTTTAAAGGGCAACGTATTATCATTCAGTTCCAAGGGGCAGAAGAAGCCCTGTACGTCTGGTTAAATGGCCATTTTATTGGCTACGCTGAAGATAGTTTCACCCCTTCAGAATTTGATTTGACGCCGTATATTCAGGACCAAGGTAACGTTTTAGCGGTTCGGGTCTACAAGCGCAGTACTGCTGCCTTTATTGAAGACCAAGATATGTTCCGTTTCTCTGGTATTTTCCGTGACGTCAATATACTGGCGGAGCCTGCTAGCCATATTACTGATTTGGACATCCGACCAGTTCCAAATGCCAATCTCAAAAGTGGTGAGCTCAACATCACTACTAAAGTAACCGGCGAACCAGCCACTTTAGCGCTGACCGTTAAAGACCATGACGGGCGAGTACTGACGAGTCAAACGCAAACCGGTAGTGGCAGTGTAACCTTTGATACTATGTTATTCGACCAACTGCACTTGTGGTCACCACAAACGCCGTATCTCTATCAATTGACAATTGAAGTTTACGATGCTGATCACCAACTCTTGGAAGTCGTCCCATATCAGTTTGGGTTCCGGACGGTCGAGCTGCGCGATGACAAAGTCATTTACGTCAACAATAAACGGTTGGTGATCAACGGGGTTAACCGGCACGAATGGAACGCCCACACCGGTCGCGTTATCAGTATGGCTGATATGCGCGCTGATATCCAAACCATGTTAGCTAACAATATCAATGCCGATCGGACCTGCCATTATCCTGATCAATTACCTTGGTATCAATTATGTGACGAGGCCGGTATCTACCTAATGGCCGAAAACAACCTCGAATCGCACGGGTCATGGCAAAAGATGGGGGCTATCGAGCCTTCTTACAATGTTCCTGGCGATAATCCACACTGGTTAGCAGCGGTGATCGACCGGGCCCGTTCAAACTACGAATGGTTTAAAAACCACCCATCGATCATTTTTTGGTCACTTGGCAATGAATCGTATGCTGGCGAAGATATCGCGGCGATGCAGGCTTTTTATAAAGAACACGATGATTCACGACTCGTCCACTACGAAGGCGTTGTCTACACACCAGAATTAAAAGATCGCATTTCTGATGTTGAAAGTCGGATGTACGAAAAGCCCCAAAATATTGTAGCTTACTTGGAAGATAACCCAACCAAACCTTTCCTAGATTGTGAATATATGCATGACATGGGGAATTCTCTGGGCGGTATGCAATCATATAATGATTTGATCGACAAGTATCCAATGTATCAAGGTGGCTTTATTTGGGACTTTATTGATCAAGCACTCTTCGTTCATGACCCAATCACCGACCAAGACGTGCTCCGGTATGGCGGTGATTTCGACGAACGCCACTCCGATTATGAATTCTCCGGTGACGGCTTAATGTTTGCCGACCGGACACCAAAACCAGCAATGCAAGAGGTGAAATATTATTATGGCTTACACAAATAA